TCCCCAACAATGCTTCCGTTAGAGGCTATGAAATCATAGACAATGCCAAAGCAGCCGTAGAGAAAATATGCCCCGGAGTTGTATCTTGTGCTGATATTGTCACGGTGGCAGCCAGAGATTCATCCGAATATGTGAGTAAATACATCTAattagtatatgtatatgtatatgtacatgtaCATGTAATCTTCCACAAGTAATATATAAGTCATGAAATTTAAGAGCAATGtgtattaatttgtttaattattagGTGGGCGGCCCATCATGGAAGGTAAAGCTGGGACGAAGAGATTCAACGACTGCAAGCAGATCTCTAGCTGAAAGTGGTGAACTTCCTAGTTTTACAGCCAGCCTTGATCAACTCATAACACACTTTGCTCGTAAAGGACTTGATAAAAGAGACTTGGTTGCTCTGTCAGGTCTGGTAACCAAACTTAGTATATgcgcatatacatatacatacacatatagaATGCTAATATATACATGTTTGATGAATGTAGGTTCGCACACAATTGGACAAGCGCAATGCTTTACGTTTCGCAATAGGATATACAACAAAACCAGTGACATTGATGCTGGATTCGCAAACACTCGTAAGGGGCGTTGTCCAAAAAACAGCGGCAGCGACAAGCTCTCACCACTTGATTTGGTGACACCCAATTCGTTTGATAACaattacttcaagaatttgataCAAAAGAAGGGTCTTCTTCACTCTGACCAAGTTCTCTTTAGCGGCGGATCCACCGACAAAATTGTGTATGAATACAGCAAGAATCCTTCTCTCTTTAACTCTGATTTCGCATCTGCCATGATTAAAATGGGAAACATTGACGTTCTTACTGGTTCATCTGGGGAGATAAGGAGGATATGCAGCGCTGTCAACTAATATATATACTTTCCACCATCgtctacatacatatatatgtgtgattgTGTTCAATAATTTGTTATTATTCAATTGTTATTTTTTGATACGTCTTTCAATTCGTTGTAATTTTTctcaattaaaataaatgatGTAAAACATCGGTTGTACTTGCacttttagttttaatttttttgtaactATTTTTGGGTTGTAGTTTTCGACATGATGTGCTTcaattagctaacgaaacgaggcATGATTTTGTTGTGGGTACTTTCGATGCTAATGAAGACTCGAGCGGACGGAGTAGCCGCTCGAGGGAAAATGAATGTTTATTGGTACAAGAGAGTTTGCGCTCGAGCAAACGAATTTCCGCCCGAAAGTCATTTTTTGGCTCGATATCATATTAAGTACAGTACAAAAACTGGATTTAATTTCTGTATTATAGAGGCTACGCAAATAAAATAGAGTTTGAGAGAGTAGCAATACAATCTCAATACAAGAATATACGTGAAAAACTCTAAATTCGAAGAAAAAATCACGgatgttgtcaaaagacaaccaaataAAATTCATTATGAAGAAAGTTTGTACAACCACTTCTCTTTTCATTGCTCACAATACTCGGCCATTTGTTTCTCTACCATAACACTCATGAACAATGGCAGAGCCAGAAATTCATGTTTGGGGGACTGCTAAAAGTTGATGAGGTCCGGAGGCAGCGaccctgaaattttttttaggttatttACATTACACCTATTTAATTGACAGCACATGTTACTGAGACTAGTTGATTAGGCATTTAGGCTTACTGAGAATTGAGAGCCTTGAGACGAACTTACGAAGCAACAAAATTACACACTTGCATCAGCAAATGAGAGTGCGAGTAGCTCTGGCATAAACAATAGACTCCTGTCTTGGTGGAAACGAGTGAGCAaggaggagagggagagagagagagaggagagcttTCCGCACTCAGAACACCttaacaaaatggggttgcagAAAGGAGAAACATGACTCTATTGGACATGATAAGGATGCAAATGCATGATATGCCATGCTACCCTTCTtgaatctttttggggatatgccCTAAA
The window above is part of the Tripterygium wilfordii isolate XIE 37 chromosome 3, ASM1340144v1, whole genome shotgun sequence genome. Proteins encoded here:
- the LOC119987394 gene encoding peroxidase 5-like, with the translated sequence MARKLIFTSHLSAACASMLIMLMLLSLTCEATLSTKFYDKKCPDALTTIRKSVRTAIAKERRMAASLIRLHFHDCFVQGCDASILLDETHSIKSEKTALPNNASVRGYEIIDNAKAAVEKICPGVVSCADIVTVAARDSSEYVGGPSWKVKLGRRDSTTASRSLAESGELPSFTASLDQLITHFARKGLDKRDLVALSGSHTIGQAQCFTFRNRIYNKTSDIDAGFANTRKGRCPKNSGSDKLSPLDLVTPNSFDNNYFKNLIQKKGLLHSDQVLFSGGSTDKIVYEYSKNPSLFNSDFASAMIKMGNIDVLTGSSGEIRRICSAVN